One Flavobacterium cerinum genomic window, CATATGCGGTTCTCCGTTTACAATAATAAATTCACTACGGGAAAATCCTTTCATCTTTAATACTTCGTAAGCGCGTTTCGCAACGGCGTTTATTTTTTCAGTTAATTCCGCTGTAATTCGGGCCGGAGTGATTTCCTGAGATTTCCCAAGATATTTCGCTTCATAGTCAAAGAAATCATTTTCAGAAACAATCTCGGTTATCGGTAATACTTTAATTTCTCCTTTATAATTGATAACGCCAACGGAAACTTCGGTACCGTCAAGGAAACTTTCAATAATAATCTCGTTGTCTTCTTTATACGCGTTTTCAATTGCCGGCAGTAATTCGGCTTCCGTTTTTACTTTCGAAATACCAAAACTGGAACCGGATTTGTTTGGTTTTACAAAACAAGGTAAACCAACGGTCTGAATAATAGCTTCAGGATTGATGGTGTCACCCTGATTCAAATAATAGGATGTTGCCGTTTTGATACCATAAGGCTTTAAAACCGATAATAAATCCCGTTTATTAAAAGTCAGTGCAGCCTGATAATAATCGCAGGAAGTTTGCGGAATTCCTAATAACTCAAAATAAGCCTGCATTAAGCCATCTTCACCCGGTGTTCCGTGAATAGCATTAAACACAACATCAAACGTAAGCGTATTGCCTTCGTATGCAACAGTAAAATCATGACGGTTTACAGGGAATTCAACGTTATTGTCGTCAACCATAACCCATTTGTCTTTGAAAATATGGATGCGATAGGCGTTGTATTTGGATTTGTCTAAATAAGTGTAGACTACATTTCCACTGGTTAAGGAAATTTGGTATTCACTGGAATAACCTCCCATTATAATGGCAACATTTTTCATTTTACTACGTTTGAATAGTGAGTTAGTATATTACAAAAGTATTATTATTTGTTGAATCATTCTGGGTTAGGGTATAAAATATAAGGCGGTAATGAAAGTAAAACCTCTAGTATTTTATATATTTGCCAAAATTCGAATATCTATGAGCTGGAAAAAGTTTTTAACTAGTTTTACATTCTTTAAAAATTTAGCATTAGCATTAATTATCCTTATTGTTTTTGTGGTTTTAGTGATGCAATGGCTGGGCTATGCAACCAATCACGGGGAAGAAATTCCGGTGCCGAATCTGGGCAAAATGAGCGTTGAAAAAGCCGAAGAAAAATTAAATGATATTGATCTGGAAATCCATTTGTTAGACACAGTTGATTTCAGAGCCGATTTTCCGCCGTATTCTATTGTGGAACAGGATCCGTTACCGGGTGTGACGGTAAAAGATGGCCGTAAAGTTTACGTTAAGGTAAATTCAGGCGGTTATTCGCAGGTTACCGTACCGGACTTGATTCAGAAAACATACCGTCAATCATTATCGACTTTACGAGCGCTTGGCTTAGATGAAGGAACGATAAAATATGTACCTTATATGGCTAAAGATGTCGTTTTGGAAATGAAACAAAACGGTAAACCATTAAAAGCAGGTGATAAAGTATTAAAAGCATCTAAAATCGATTTGGTTTTAGGAGACGGTAAAACCGGTTATGTAGAAGAAACTACAAACGACAGTATTCCGGCTAAAGAACAGACAACAGAAAGTAATGCAGAATAATAGCAATATAGAAGACGCCGATTTAGACGGCGAATTATTTGAACATTATCGCTTTGAAGCTGCTAAAGGTCAGGCACCTTTGCGGGTAGATAAGTTTTTAATGAACCTTGTTGAAAATGCAACAAGAAATAAAATTCAACAGGCAGCGACTAACGGAAATATCTTTGTAAATGATGTTCCGGTTAAATCCAACTACAAAGTAAAAGCATTTGATGTAGTGCGGGTTTTAATGGAGCAACCGCCTTTTGAAAACATTATAATCCCTGAAAATATTCCGCTGGATATTGTTTATGAAGATGATCAACTTTTGGTTATCAATAAACCGGCCGGATTGGTTGTGCATCCGGGACACGGAAATTATACCGGAACGCTGGTCAATGCATTGGCGTATCATTTTGAAAACTTACCGCTAAACAGTAGTGAGCGTCCGGGATTGGTACACCGAATCGATAAGGATACTACCGGTTTATTGGTGGTAGCTAAAACGGATATGGCTATGGCGTATCTGACCAAACAGTTTGCCGACAAAACTTCTGAAAGAGAATATGTGGCACTGGTATGGGGTAATATTGAAGAGGAGGAAGGAACGATTGAAGGCTATATCGGTCGCCACATGAAAGATCGAATGCAAATGGCGGTCTATGACAGTGAAGATTTCGGTAAACATGCGGTAACACATTATAAAGTGATCGAACGTTTCGGATATGTGACATTAGTTTCCTGTATTCTGGAAACCGGTCGTACACATCAGATTCGCGCACATATGAAGTCCATCGGACATACTTTATTTAATGATGAGCGTTATGGCGGACATCTGATTTTAAAAGGAACAACGTTTACCAAATACAAACAGTTTATTGATAATTGTTTTAAAACGTTGCCAAGACAAGCGTTACATGCTAAAACACTTGGTTTCGAACATCCGACAACCAAAGAGTTTATGCGATTTGACACAGAATTGCCACAGGATATGAAAGAATGTATCGAAAAATGGCGTACGTATTCGAAGTCCCATACAATGGAAGAAGAAGAATAAAAGCGATTGTAATAAAAAAGCCTGAATCAATTTTGATTCAGGCTTTTTTATTAATCAGGCAAATAAGCGTTTGTTTGGGTAATGGTAAGATAATTTTCAGGATCGGTATACCAATCTTTAAATGTCTGAAATTGCTTTTGGTTTTGTTCCTGCCATTTTTTGAACTCTTCCGGATTACCCATTTGTAGCAGATAATACGTATAGGATTCCATTAAGTTATGGTCCTGTAATTTTTTATGATAATCGAAAAGCACATTCGGATAGTCTTTATAATCCTCTTTAAAATAATATTGTAAAAAAGCAGATCGCATTTTAGCTAATGATTTAAGATTAATTTCCTTTTCATTGGTCATAGCCAACATAAAATTCTTTCCGAATATACCGCAGAATGGCATTTTAAATTTACCGTTTTCTAATTCATTTGTCGTAATAATAATTTGACAGAAATCAATTTTAGTACTATCATTGGTTATAGTAATAGCATCTTGGTAGGTTTTATATAATAATTTACTTACTTCTAAAGTTCGCTTAGTTGTTCGCTCCAGATTCATAAAAATCTCACCATAAATAAGTCCCGAAAGCTTTTGATTTGAATCTGATAGCAATTGAGCTAGACGATAATAATTGGAAGAATACATCGGATCACTTTCCACCCCTTTTATATAATTGGAATAGGCTTCATCGTATTTTTTCTGTATTAGAAAAACATTTCCTTTTTCTAAGTGAAGGTTACCCGAATTAGGGAAAATTTTTAAACCCGCATCATATTCTTTTATTGCTTTTTCCGGCTGATTAAGGTAACTGTAGCAATTACCGGACATTTGGTATACCTGACTGTTTATGTTTTGGTACTTTTTGGTTTTGTTTAGAATAGCGATTGCTTTCTCGTAATCTTTTTTCTGCATATGAGCATAGGCAATTTCATACGAATAGATGAAATCTTTAGGGTCAATTTTTTGACACTCTTCTAAAAGGGTAATGCTTTTGTCGATTTCACCATTGTCCATTAATTTAATGGCTTCCTTGGCTTTTGCCCTGGCTTGTTCATTTGGAGTTTGAGAAAATGTATTCAGCGTGAATAGCATACCAAATAGAAAAAAAACGAATTTCATTTGTAATAAGTTTATCGATGAATTTGTTATTTGTAAGAGATCGCAAACATAAACCTTTCATTTCGATTTTTAGCAATATTCTATAAGATATAAAAAAATGCCCCGATGATCATCAGGGCATTTTTTATTATTTGTTTTTTGTCTCGTCCTGAAATAACGATACAAAAAAAAGCGTTATTATGGAAAAACAAACCACTTATGTTAAACGTACCCAAAAAGACTACTCCTTAAGTTTAAAGATTCAGATTACAAAGGAAATTGAATCGGGAGAATTGTCAACTTATGCAGCCCAGAAGAAATATGGTATCCAGGCACGGTCCACAGTTGTGAATTGGCTCAGAAAATATGGTAACTTTGATTGGGAGAACCAAACACCATCAAATATGCCAAAGACACCAGAACAACGAATTATGGAGCTTGAAGCCAAGGTAAAACTTTTGGAAAAGCAGAAAGCTCAGCTTGAAAAACAAAACCATATTTCTGATTCTAAAGCTATTATTTTTGATATGATGATAGACCTTGCGGAAAAGGAATACAATATCGATATTCGAAAAAACTTACCTCCCGGACAATCCAATCCTTTAGTCAAAAAAGGCAGGAAAACATAAGTTTTACCTGTGGTTTGTTCGGGATAAACAGGCAGGTTTATTATCGAAGTATTAAGCGCGCTAAATTCAGAAGAACCTTGGCAGAACAGGTTGTAACACTTGTAAAAGAGCAACGTATAGCTCAACCTCGGTTAGGAACACGTAAACTGTATCATATTCTTATAACTGAACTTAAAGCATTAAAAGTAGGCCGAGATAAGTTTTTTTCTATTTTAAAAGCTAATCATTTATTGATACACCCCAAAAGGAGTTATCATCTTACCACATGGTCACACCATCGTTTTAGAAAACATCCTAACTTGATAAAAGAGCTGGATATTACAAGCCCGGAACAAGTGTGGGTATCAGATATCACCTATATTGGAAAACGAGAAAAGCCTTGTTATCTGAGTTTAATAACTGATGCCTATTCAAAAAAGATAATGGGATATGATGTATCTGATTCTCTCAGTACACAAGGCTGTATCAGAGCCTTAAAAATGGCTCGTAAGAATAGGATATTTAAGTCTGAATCATTGATACATCATTCAGACAGGGGAATACAATATTGTTCGGATGAGTATCAGTATTTATTAAAGAAATACAGTCTAAAATGCAGTATGACACAAAACTCAGATCCGTATGAAAACGCAGTGGCTGAAAGAATAAACGGAATATTAAAACAAGAGTTTAGAATTGATACCTATCATCTTGAACTATATTTAATGAAGAAACTCATAGATGAGATTATTAAAAAATATAACCAGATTAGACCACATTGGTCAAACTATATGCTAACACCTAATCAAATGCATTTACAAAGAAGTATTAAAATAAAAACTTATAAAACAAAAAACAGAAGTAACTCGGAAGCTACTTCTGTCTAAAAAAGCTATTTTTACTAGTATTAATCCTGTATCGTTATTTTAGGACTAGTCATTTTGCTGTCAATCCATTTACGGGCATTTACAAACGCTTCGTGCCATGGCGAAACCTGATCCTGGTGACCGGCCGGATAATGCGCCCAGTTCCACGGGAAAGTCGATCGCTCGATATGCGGCATCATTACCAAATGACGTCCGGTTGTATCGCACATCATTGCGGTATTGTAATCCGAACCGTTCGGGTTAGCCGGATAGCCTTCGTAAGCATATTTGGAGACAATTTGATATTGATCTTCAGCATACGGTAATTTAAATTTACCTTCACCATGCGATACCCATACACCTAATGTGCTTCCTGCCAGTGTTGATAACATTACGGAATTGTTCGGTTGTACGGTTACGGAAGTAAAGATACTTTCGTGTTTTGCACTGGTATTGTGGTGCATTTTTCCGTGTACTTCATGTTCCGGATTGATTAGTTCCAGTTCCATAAATAACTGACAGCCGTTACAGATTCCTACTGAAAGCGTATCTTCACGTTGGAAGAAGTTTTTCAAGGCTGTGTTAGCTTTTTCATTATATAAGAAAGCACCGGCCCATCCTTTAGCGGATCCTAAAACATCGGAATTGGAAAATCCTCCTACAGCACCGATAAACTGGATGTCTTCCAATGTTTCACGTCCGGTGATTAAGTCGGTCATGTGTACGTCTTTTACGTCAAATCCGGCCAGATACATAGCATTGGCCATTTCACGCTCCGAGTTACTTCCTTTCTCACGGATAATCGCTGCTTTAGGTCTTGGCTTCGAGTTATCAATAACCGGTTTCTGACCGTCGAAATGTGACGGGAAGGTATATTGCAGCGGTTGGTTTTTATAATTGTTGTAACGCTCTTGCGCCATTCCGTTTTTAGACTGTTTTTGGTCTAATAAGAATGAAGTTTTATACCAGGTATCTCTTAATTCAGATACGTTAAACGTAAAGGTATCTGTATTATTCGTAATCGTTACGGTAGTACCGGATACTGCTTCTCCGATTTTAAAGAAAGCAACACCATTGGTATTTAAAATAGTTTCAGCTTCAGCATCGGCCTGGAATACTAAACCAATGTTTTCATTAAATAAAGCTTTCACGGTATCTTGCTCTCCTAAAACGGATAAGTCAAATGAAGCACCAAGGTTTACATCCGCAAAACACATTTCTAATAATGTAGTGATTAAACCACCGCTTCCGATATCGTGTCCGGCTTTAATATGCCCTTTTTCAATTAATTCCTGAATGCTGTTAAACGCATTTTTAAAATAAGTAGCATCGGTAATAGTCGGTACCGAATCACCGATAGTATTTAAAATCTGTGCAAACGATGATCCTCCTAATTTGAAATCATCTTGCGACAGGTTAATATAATAAATAGAACCTCCGTTATGTTGTAATACCGGTTCTACAACTTTAGTAATGTCTGTACAGTTAGCAGCTGCCGAAATAATAACAGTTCCCGGTGCAATTACTTCATCATTCGGATATTTTTGTT contains:
- a CDS encoding RluA family pseudouridine synthase — translated: MQNNSNIEDADLDGELFEHYRFEAAKGQAPLRVDKFLMNLVENATRNKIQQAATNGNIFVNDVPVKSNYKVKAFDVVRVLMEQPPFENIIIPENIPLDIVYEDDQLLVINKPAGLVVHPGHGNYTGTLVNALAYHFENLPLNSSERPGLVHRIDKDTTGLLVVAKTDMAMAYLTKQFADKTSEREYVALVWGNIEEEEGTIEGYIGRHMKDRMQMAVYDSEDFGKHAVTHYKVIERFGYVTLVSCILETGRTHQIRAHMKSIGHTLFNDERYGGHLILKGTTFTKYKQFIDNCFKTLPRQALHAKTLGFEHPTTKEFMRFDTELPQDMKECIEKWRTYSKSHTMEEEE
- a CDS encoding tetratricopeptide repeat protein, with product MKFVFFLFGMLFTLNTFSQTPNEQARAKAKEAIKLMDNGEIDKSITLLEECQKIDPKDFIYSYEIAYAHMQKKDYEKAIAILNKTKKYQNINSQVYQMSGNCYSYLNQPEKAIKEYDAGLKIFPNSGNLHLEKGNVFLIQKKYDEAYSNYIKGVESDPMYSSNYYRLAQLLSDSNQKLSGLIYGEIFMNLERTTKRTLEVSKLLYKTYQDAITITNDSTKIDFCQIIITTNELENGKFKMPFCGIFGKNFMLAMTNEKEINLKSLAKMRSAFLQYYFKEDYKDYPNVLFDYHKKLQDHNLMESYTYYLLQMGNPEEFKKWQEQNQKQFQTFKDWYTDPENYLTITQTNAYLPD
- a CDS encoding PASTA domain-containing protein; this translates as MSWKKFLTSFTFFKNLALALIILIVFVVLVMQWLGYATNHGEEIPVPNLGKMSVEKAEEKLNDIDLEIHLLDTVDFRADFPPYSIVEQDPLPGVTVKDGRKVYVKVNSGGYSQVTVPDLIQKTYRQSLSTLRALGLDEGTIKYVPYMAKDVVLEMKQNGKPLKAGDKVLKASKIDLVLGDGKTGYVEETTNDSIPAKEQTTESNAE
- a CDS encoding D-alanine--D-alanine ligase — protein: MKNVAIIMGGYSSEYQISLTSGNVVYTYLDKSKYNAYRIHIFKDKWVMVDDNNVEFPVNRHDFTVAYEGNTLTFDVVFNAIHGTPGEDGLMQAYFELLGIPQTSCDYYQAALTFNKRDLLSVLKPYGIKTATSYYLNQGDTINPEAIIQTVGLPCFVKPNKSGSSFGISKVKTEAELLPAIENAYKEDNEIIIESFLDGTEVSVGVINYKGEIKVLPITEIVSENDFFDYEAKYLGKSQEITPARITAELTEKINAVAKRAYEVLKMKGFSRSEFIIVNGEPHMLEMNTIPGLTTESILPQQAREAGISLTDLFDNAITLALK
- a CDS encoding IS3 family transposase, which gives rise to MFGINRQVYYRSIKRAKFRRTLAEQVVTLVKEQRIAQPRLGTRKLYHILITELKALKVGRDKFFSILKANHLLIHPKRSYHLTTWSHHRFRKHPNLIKELDITSPEQVWVSDITYIGKREKPCYLSLITDAYSKKIMGYDVSDSLSTQGCIRALKMARKNRIFKSESLIHHSDRGIQYCSDEYQYLLKKYSLKCSMTQNSDPYENAVAERINGILKQEFRIDTYHLELYLMKKLIDEIIKKYNQIRPHWSNYMLTPNQMHLQRSIKIKTYKTKNRSNSEATSV